From a single Argonema galeatum A003/A1 genomic region:
- a CDS encoding zf-TFIIB domain-containing protein yields MQCPKDKQVKLVDSTFAKNLSVKHCPDCQGSWIPADEYQSWQARQPQQQVEPQMLTQSVNVDFVQSPFDAKAALCPDCQHYLSRAKVHFRTPFYVERCMYCGGIWCDKGEWDVLAELGLHTQVAHMFSPEWQMRAREQELAEKERQATIDKLGPEVAAMVFKLADVLEKHPCGEFGVAYLMRRFDN; encoded by the coding sequence AGCTCGTTGATAGCACCTTCGCTAAGAATTTATCTGTAAAGCACTGCCCTGATTGTCAAGGTAGTTGGATTCCTGCTGATGAATATCAAAGCTGGCAAGCCCGTCAACCTCAACAGCAGGTAGAGCCACAGATGCTGACTCAATCTGTAAATGTGGATTTTGTCCAGTCTCCCTTTGATGCCAAAGCCGCCCTTTGTCCAGACTGTCAGCACTATCTATCGCGAGCCAAGGTTCACTTTAGGACACCGTTTTACGTAGAGCGCTGTATGTATTGTGGCGGGATATGGTGCGACAAGGGCGAGTGGGATGTCTTGGCAGAGTTGGGGCTGCACACACAGGTGGCGCATATGTTTTCCCCTGAATGGCAAATGCGGGCGCGGGAGCAGGAACTGGCCGAGAAAGAGCGACAGGCCACAATTGATAAACTGGGGCCAGAAGTAGCGGCAATGGTGTTTAAGCTTGCAGATGTTTTGGAAAAACATCCTTGTGGAGAGTTTGGGGTCGCCTACCTGATGCGACGATTCGATAATTGA
- a CDS encoding dipeptide ABC transporter ATP-binding protein: protein MTNDKVLFGVENLRVAYPSYQSASREGESSSISWAVDDVSFTLKSGERLGLVGESGCGKSTLGRAAMRLLPPDSLVEGNIRFEGESVLDLTPAQLRRFRGEAVALIFQDPMTRLDPLMTIGDHCVETLKAHQSHLSRRQAKEKAIETLEAVKIPANRWSQYPHEFSGGMRQRVAIALALLLNPKLIVADEPTTSLDVTVSAQILEELTRLCRERDMALLLISHDLAMVGEYCDRMAVMYAGKIVESGFTKSVLQHPQHEYTRSLLQAALHIQAVSDDEAGEQRQRSRGAGEWGSGGAEEWGSGGAEEWGNFSTQNSKLIPQNLPNSQSPILRLNDLKQHYTLEGNLLQQLFSKNIPVIKAVDGVSLELYPGEILGLVGESGCGKSTLSRTILQLRKPTSGKVEFLGAELTNLSRESMRLTRRQIQMIFQDPHACLNPRMTVGQSIADPLFIHKLAEPGEAKKQVIQMLERVGLTPASEYYNRYPSGLSGGQQQRVAIARALITRPKLIICDEPVSMLDAHVQTQVLELMLELKRDFDLTYLFITHDLSVARFFCDRIAVMNAGRIVELGNTRDIFTNPQHPYTQTLLQAAPLLARSTN, encoded by the coding sequence ATGACTAATGACAAAGTGCTATTTGGCGTGGAAAATTTGCGGGTAGCTTATCCTAGTTACCAGTCTGCTTCTAGAGAGGGGGAATCTTCGTCCATAAGTTGGGCTGTGGATGATGTCTCTTTTACCCTCAAATCGGGGGAACGCTTGGGATTGGTGGGTGAATCTGGCTGCGGCAAATCAACGCTGGGACGCGCTGCTATGCGGTTGCTACCACCCGACAGCCTGGTTGAAGGAAATATCCGCTTTGAAGGTGAATCTGTTTTAGATTTGACTCCTGCTCAGCTGCGCCGATTTCGAGGGGAAGCGGTGGCGCTAATTTTTCAAGACCCGATGACGCGCCTCGATCCTCTGATGACAATTGGGGATCACTGCGTGGAAACGCTCAAAGCTCATCAATCCCATTTGTCGCGGCGTCAAGCGAAGGAAAAGGCGATTGAAACGCTGGAGGCTGTGAAGATCCCGGCAAATCGTTGGTCGCAGTATCCCCACGAGTTTAGCGGTGGGATGAGACAGCGGGTTGCGATCGCACTTGCCTTACTTCTCAATCCTAAACTGATTGTGGCAGATGAACCGACTACCAGCTTGGACGTTACCGTTTCGGCTCAAATTTTGGAGGAACTAACGCGGCTTTGTCGGGAACGGGATATGGCTTTGCTGTTAATCTCCCACGATTTGGCAATGGTGGGTGAATACTGCGATCGTATGGCTGTGATGTATGCTGGCAAAATCGTCGAATCTGGTTTCACCAAATCAGTCCTCCAACATCCCCAACACGAATATACGCGATCGCTTCTCCAAGCCGCCCTCCACATTCAAGCCGTCAGCGACGATGAAGCGGGGGAGCAGAGGCAGAGGAGCAGAGGAGCAGGGGAGTGGGGGAGTGGGGGAGCGGAGGAGTGGGGGAGTGGGGGAGCGGAGGAGTGGGGGAATTTTTCAACTCAAAACTCAAAACTCATTCCTCAAAATCTTCCCAATTCCCAATCACCAATACTGCGCCTCAACGATTTGAAGCAGCACTACACTCTGGAAGGTAATTTGCTCCAACAGTTGTTTTCCAAAAATATTCCTGTTATCAAAGCTGTAGATGGTGTCAGTTTAGAACTTTATCCTGGTGAAATACTGGGATTGGTAGGAGAATCCGGTTGTGGAAAAAGTACCTTATCGCGAACAATTTTGCAACTGCGGAAGCCTACTTCTGGGAAGGTAGAGTTTCTCGGAGCGGAACTAACTAACCTGTCTCGCGAGTCTATGCGGCTGACTCGGCGGCAAATCCAAATGATATTTCAAGACCCCCATGCTTGCCTCAATCCCCGCATGACGGTAGGACAAAGTATCGCCGATCCCCTGTTTATTCACAAACTGGCCGAACCGGGAGAGGCTAAAAAGCAGGTGATCCAGATGTTGGAGCGAGTGGGTTTAACACCAGCATCTGAGTACTACAACCGATACCCATCCGGTCTATCTGGGGGACAGCAACAACGGGTAGCGATCGCACGGGCCTTGATTACCCGACCCAAACTCATTATCTGCGACGAACCTGTAAGTATGCTCGATGCTCATGTTCAGACGCAGGTACTGGAGCTAATGTTAGAACTAAAGCGAGATTTCGATCTGACGTATTTGTTTATTACTCACGATCTTTCGGTAGCGAGGTTTTTTTGCGATCGTATCGCCGTAATGAATGCCGGTCGCATAGTAGAACTAGGGAATACCAGAGATATTTTTACCAATCCCCAACATCCTTATACCCAAACCTTGTTACAAGCTGCTCCACTACTAGCTCGTTCCACCAATTAG
- a CDS encoding type I glyceraldehyde-3-phosphate dehydrogenase — translation MIRVAINGFGRIGRNFMRCWTGRKDSQIEVVGINDTSDPKTNSHLLKYDTMLGRFDADISHDENSIIVNGKTVKCVSDRNPENLPWKAWDIDLIIESTGVFVSKEGASKHLTAGAKKVLITAPGKGDDGTFVYGVNHDQYDHEKHWIISNASCTTNCLAPIAKVLHEQFGIIKGTMTTTHSYTGDQRLLDASHRDLRRARAAAMNIVPTSTGAAKAVSLVLPALKGKLNGIALRVPTPNVSVVDLVVIVEKRTFAEEVNQVLKEAANNSLKGVLEYSDLELVSSDYRGTDASSIVDASLTMVMDGDMVKVVAWYDNEWGYSQRVVDLAELVAQKWT, via the coding sequence GTGATTAGAGTAGCAATCAACGGTTTTGGACGCATCGGACGCAACTTCATGCGCTGTTGGACAGGCAGAAAAGATAGTCAAATTGAGGTTGTTGGTATCAATGACACCTCCGATCCAAAAACCAACTCCCACTTGCTAAAATATGACACCATGCTGGGGAGGTTTGATGCTGACATAAGTCACGATGAAAATTCCATCATCGTAAACGGCAAGACGGTCAAATGTGTATCGGATCGCAATCCAGAGAATTTGCCCTGGAAAGCTTGGGATATTGACCTGATCATCGAATCGACCGGCGTCTTTGTCAGCAAGGAAGGGGCATCCAAGCATTTAACTGCTGGTGCCAAGAAGGTTCTGATTACCGCTCCTGGTAAAGGCGATGACGGTACTTTTGTGTATGGGGTCAATCACGACCAGTATGACCACGAAAAGCATTGGATCATTAGCAATGCCAGCTGTACCACCAACTGTCTGGCTCCGATTGCTAAGGTGTTGCACGAACAATTCGGCATCATCAAAGGTACGATGACCACCACTCACAGTTACACTGGTGACCAGCGCTTACTAGATGCTAGCCACCGGGATTTGAGAAGGGCAAGAGCGGCGGCGATGAACATTGTGCCGACCTCGACTGGTGCAGCTAAAGCAGTTTCTCTGGTTTTGCCAGCACTAAAGGGTAAGCTCAATGGTATCGCTTTGCGAGTTCCTACCCCTAATGTTTCTGTGGTGGATTTGGTAGTTATTGTCGAGAAAAGGACGTTTGCTGAAGAGGTGAACCAAGTCCTGAAGGAAGCTGCGAACAATTCGTTGAAAGGTGTTCTGGAGTACAGCGACCTAGAGCTGGTTTCGTCGGATTATCGCGGTACTGATGCCTCTTCGATCGTGGATGCCAGTCTGACAATGGTCATGGATGGCGATATGGTCAAGGTTGTGGCTTGGTATGACAACGAGTGGGGTTACAGCCAACGGGTTGTCGATCTCGCCGAACTGGTGGCTCAGAAGTGGACTTGA
- the nadD gene encoding nicotinate (nicotinamide) nucleotide adenylyltransferase — MGKVAIFGGTFDPVHWGHLLMAETALSQFGLDKVIWIPARCPPHKSQSCWLDFEHRWELVRLAICDRSAFAILPRSCQPIGYSYAIDTLEDLQSLYSHTHLCWIIGLDAFQTLPRWHRRQELVPACEWLVAPRPDAFGNSSVDSLCQQVAQKLESQSIAIRWQALQMPSVGISSSLIRQYYRQGRSIRYLVPEAVRTYLQLQVSSHPDN, encoded by the coding sequence ATGGGGAAAGTGGCAATTTTCGGGGGTACGTTCGATCCCGTTCACTGGGGACACCTGTTGATGGCAGAGACAGCGCTGAGTCAGTTCGGGCTAGATAAAGTTATCTGGATACCGGCTCGCTGCCCTCCTCACAAATCGCAGTCTTGTTGGTTAGATTTTGAGCATCGTTGGGAATTAGTGCGATTGGCTATTTGCGATCGCTCAGCTTTTGCGATCCTGCCAAGATCCTGCCAGCCGATCGGTTATTCTTACGCCATTGACACGCTGGAAGACCTCCAGTCTCTTTATTCCCACACCCATTTGTGCTGGATTATTGGCCTAGATGCCTTTCAAACCTTACCGCGATGGCACCGGCGTCAGGAACTCGTGCCAGCCTGTGAGTGGCTGGTGGCACCCCGCCCAGACGCCTTTGGCAACTCCTCAGTTGATTCGCTCTGTCAGCAGGTTGCCCAAAAGCTGGAGTCCCAGTCGATCGCAATTCGCTGGCAGGCTCTGCAAATGCCCAGCGTGGGTATCTCATCAAGTCTGATTCGCCAGTACTATCGCCAAGGTCGATCGATTCGTTACCTCGTTCCCGAAGCGGTGAGAACCTACCTGCAACTGCAAGTAAGTTCTCACCCCGATAATTGA
- the murC gene encoding UDP-N-acetylmuramate--L-alanine ligase, producing the protein MLNSVDFSGKPFHFIGIGGIGMSALAYVVAKRKLPVSGSDIRPSHITQRLQAIGAHIFGSQDATNLEFFQLEADSGCAAEATATVSVGSTTLRMTEQTSKKEARSLVSLPTAVLPQVICSTAINPANAEYRAALELGCPIFHRSDLLAALIEDYYSIAVAGTHGKTTTSSTIGYLLLVAGLDPTIVVGGEVTAWEGNARMGQGDYLVAEADESDGSLVKLSAQIGVVTNIELDHPDHYENLEEVITTFQVFAQRCQITVGCIDCATVRDRLKPTISYSLQPDSGADYTADCAVYRADGTTARVWERGKILGQFNFKLLGEHNLSNALAAIAVGRHLGLEFSVIANALATFEGARRRFEHRGEVNGIRFIDDYAHHPSEISATLAAARIQAKELSNSSSGRVVAIFQPHRYSRTLAFLSEFGQCFNNADLAIVSDIYSAGEPNPGQISGQVVVEEIAKHHLQVRYEPSLQSVCQFLKENLHPGDIALFLGAGNLNQIIPEVIAFYENAEQGVHQECRRSA; encoded by the coding sequence ATGCTAAATTCAGTAGATTTTAGCGGGAAGCCATTTCATTTCATCGGTATAGGTGGAATTGGAATGTCAGCTCTCGCCTACGTTGTAGCGAAACGGAAACTGCCTGTATCCGGCTCGGATATTCGCCCAAGTCACATTACTCAGCGATTACAGGCAATAGGGGCTCACATCTTTGGTAGTCAAGACGCGACAAATTTAGAGTTCTTCCAGCTGGAAGCAGACTCGGGTTGTGCCGCCGAAGCGACCGCCACGGTTAGTGTAGGCTCAACAACTCTCCGAATGACGGAACAAACCAGCAAAAAGGAAGCTCGCTCTTTAGTCTCGCTCCCAACAGCTGTCTTGCCTCAGGTTATTTGTTCCACAGCAATCAATCCCGCCAATGCTGAGTATCGAGCCGCACTTGAGTTAGGTTGCCCGATTTTCCATCGATCGGATTTGCTGGCCGCCTTAATTGAGGATTACTACAGCATTGCAGTGGCGGGTACTCACGGTAAAACTACCACCAGCAGTACGATCGGGTATTTGCTGCTGGTGGCTGGTCTAGACCCGACAATTGTAGTCGGGGGAGAGGTGACGGCATGGGAAGGCAATGCTCGGATGGGACAAGGCGATTATCTGGTCGCTGAGGCAGATGAATCCGATGGCTCTCTCGTCAAGCTTTCCGCCCAAATTGGGGTGGTGACTAACATCGAACTCGATCATCCAGACCACTACGAAAACCTGGAAGAGGTGATAACCACATTCCAAGTATTTGCACAGCGCTGTCAAATTACGGTTGGTTGCATTGACTGCGCCACTGTCCGCGATCGGCTAAAACCGACAATTAGCTATAGCCTACAGCCGGATTCTGGCGCTGACTATACGGCAGATTGTGCTGTGTATCGTGCTGATGGAACTACCGCACGGGTTTGGGAGCGAGGAAAAATCCTGGGGCAGTTCAATTTTAAGTTGTTGGGAGAACATAATCTCAGTAACGCACTGGCAGCGATCGCAGTTGGTCGTCACTTGGGCTTGGAATTTTCGGTTATTGCAAATGCTCTAGCTACTTTTGAGGGAGCCCGCCGTCGCTTTGAACATCGAGGCGAAGTGAATGGCATCCGCTTTATTGACGACTACGCCCACCACCCCAGCGAAATTAGCGCCACGCTGGCAGCCGCACGCATCCAAGCCAAGGAATTGTCAAATTCTTCGTCTGGAAGGGTTGTAGCCATCTTTCAACCTCACCGTTACAGTCGTACCCTTGCCTTCTTATCAGAATTTGGCCAGTGCTTCAATAATGCCGACCTTGCGATCGTCTCTGACATTTATAGTGCAGGCGAACCAAATCCAGGCCAAATTAGCGGTCAAGTGGTGGTAGAGGAGATCGCCAAACACCACCTCCAAGTGAGGTACGAACCTTCTCTTCAGTCGGTGTGCCAATTTCTTAAAGAAAATCTCCACCCTGGTGACATTGCCCTCTTTCTCGGAGCCGGAAACCTCAATCAAATAATTCCGGAAGTCATAGCCTTCTACGAAAACGCCGAGCAAGGTGTCCATCAAGAATGTCGCCGCAGCGCCTAA
- the murB gene encoding UDP-N-acetylmuramate dehydrogenase, whose protein sequence is MTVSNHLSQGLKVASSQAPFFNLNQPKEKQFYLPGTECPIKYQVSLASLTSFRVGGPAEWYVAPRQLSELQACFEWAMSSDLPITLLGAGSNLLVSDRGLPGLVICTRHLRYTHFDPETGQVTAAAGEPLVRLAWQAAERGWQGMEWAVGIPGSVGGAAVMNAGAHNSCTADILAHARVLSPDGSIQILTSQDLGYSYRTSILQGENRLVTQVTFQLQPGADPARVMAATTEHLRRRHSTQPYNKPSCGSVFRNPKPHAAAWLIEQTGLKGHRIGGATVAERHANFILNCGGATANDIFHLIRYVQSKVEQHWSLCLEPEVKILGEFQPV, encoded by the coding sequence ATGACTGTCTCCAATCACCTCTCCCAAGGACTTAAGGTGGCTAGCTCACAAGCCCCTTTCTTCAACCTAAATCAGCCAAAAGAAAAGCAATTTTACCTTCCCGGTACGGAATGCCCGATCAAGTACCAAGTTTCTCTGGCCAGCCTGACTTCCTTTCGGGTCGGTGGCCCAGCCGAGTGGTACGTCGCGCCCAGACAATTGAGCGAGTTACAAGCCTGCTTTGAATGGGCTATGTCTTCCGACCTACCGATTACTTTGTTGGGGGCTGGCTCGAACTTGCTCGTGAGCGATCGCGGTCTGCCCGGTTTGGTCATCTGTACTCGCCACCTCCGTTACACCCACTTCGACCCCGAAACAGGTCAGGTGACCGCTGCTGCTGGAGAACCCTTGGTGCGTCTGGCGTGGCAAGCGGCTGAGCGGGGTTGGCAAGGAATGGAATGGGCAGTTGGTATTCCCGGCAGCGTTGGTGGTGCTGCGGTCATGAATGCGGGCGCTCACAATAGCTGTACGGCGGATATTCTGGCGCACGCTCGCGTGCTTTCCCCTGATGGCAGCATTCAGATTCTCACTTCCCAAGACCTGGGCTACAGCTATCGCACCTCAATACTGCAAGGTGAAAATCGCTTGGTCACTCAGGTTACTTTCCAACTCCAACCAGGAGCAGACCCAGCAAGAGTGATGGCTGCAACAACCGAACATCTCCGGCGGCGGCATAGCACTCAGCCTTATAACAAGCCTAGCTGCGGCAGTGTGTTTCGCAATCCAAAACCTCACGCAGCTGCGTGGTTAATTGAGCAAACAGGTCTCAAAGGCCATCGCATCGGAGGTGCTACAGTTGCCGAACGCCACGCCAACTTTATTCTCAACTGCGGTGGGGCAACGGCTAATGATATTTTCCACCTGATCCGCTATGTCCAGAGTAAGGTGGAACAGCACTGGTCTCTGTGCTTGGAGCCAGAGGTGAAGATTCTGGGCGAGTTTCAACCTGTTTAG
- a CDS encoding YbaB/EbfC family nucleoid-associated protein, giving the protein MSQKQGFSFGLGKMKELADAFKKAQQVQEGAKKLQEELEQMEIEGQSEDGLVKVVLNGNQEPRHVEISPDALGQGAEALSAIVAAAMKDAYEKSTATMRSRMEELTSGLDLPGL; this is encoded by the coding sequence ATGTCACAGAAACAGGGATTCAGCTTCGGTCTGGGGAAAATGAAAGAGCTGGCCGATGCTTTCAAAAAAGCTCAACAGGTTCAAGAAGGTGCCAAAAAGCTTCAAGAAGAATTGGAGCAAATGGAGATTGAGGGACAGTCTGAAGATGGCTTAGTCAAGGTTGTTCTCAACGGCAACCAAGAACCCCGTCACGTGGAAATTTCCCCTGACGCCCTTGGGCAAGGAGCAGAAGCCCTTTCTGCCATCGTTGCGGCGGCGATGAAAGATGCCTACGAAAAATCCACGGCTACGATGCGGAGTCGCATGGAAGAGTTGACGAGTGGGCTAGATCTACCAGGGCTTTAA
- a CDS encoding orange carotenoid protein N-terminal domain-containing protein, protein MIASQNTIKSQALTQETQKFVDAFEALGTDEKLALLYFIYEKMGDSITPAAPTATDPELAPKLMGDFYELSDDKQLAVMREIANREDTEYSRAYGALKQNNQLMAWYAWAQGMGDTVVDLPEGYQAAQSINDALSQIEGLDFEGQISVLRTVASNMGYSDVKPIPTQAETGKTASL, encoded by the coding sequence ATGATTGCAAGTCAAAACACCATCAAGTCTCAAGCCCTTACACAAGAGACACAAAAATTCGTTGATGCTTTTGAAGCTCTGGGTACGGATGAAAAACTAGCACTGCTCTATTTTATTTATGAAAAAATGGGAGATTCAATTACGCCAGCGGCTCCCACAGCAACTGACCCCGAACTAGCTCCCAAGTTGATGGGAGACTTTTACGAATTGTCAGATGATAAACAGCTGGCAGTAATGCGAGAAATTGCCAACCGCGAAGACACAGAATATTCCCGTGCCTACGGCGCTCTCAAACAAAATAACCAGTTGATGGCGTGGTATGCTTGGGCACAGGGTATGGGCGATACGGTAGTGGATCTGCCCGAAGGCTACCAAGCCGCTCAATCCATCAACGATGCACTCTCGCAAATTGAAGGACTAGATTTTGAGGGGCAAATATCAGTTTTACGTACAGTAGCCAGTAACATGGGCTACAGCGACGTTAAGCCAATTCCCACTCAAGCTGAAACTGGCAAAACTGCCAGTTTGTAG
- the crtB gene encoding 15-cis-phytoene synthase CrtB: protein MLQLSNYPRMRTLASRSNSYELCRQVTAKYAKTFYLGTLLMPEAKRRAIWAIYAWCRRTDELVDGPQSSTTTNETLDGWEKQLECLFAGDPLDDIDVALVDTLQQFPMDIEPFRDMIAGQRMDLYRSRYETFEELNLYCYRVAGTVGLMSTAILGVDTSNHTAPWNRDKDVLIPTEEAIALGIANQLTNILRDVGEDARRGRIYIPLEELALFNYTEDDLFKGVVDERWRELMRFQIQRARKFFTLAEKGIRRLCADSRWPVWTALMLYQQILDAIERNQYDVFRQRAFVSGPRKLLCLPIAGLRSKVL, encoded by the coding sequence ATGCTGCAACTGTCTAATTACCCTCGCATGAGAACGCTGGCCTCTCGGTCGAACTCTTACGAACTCTGTCGTCAGGTTACAGCCAAATACGCCAAGACGTTTTATTTAGGCACATTACTGATGCCAGAGGCCAAGCGTCGGGCGATTTGGGCGATTTATGCCTGGTGCCGTCGCACTGACGAACTCGTAGATGGCCCCCAATCAAGTACAACAACCAACGAAACTTTAGATGGTTGGGAAAAACAACTGGAATGTTTATTTGCTGGCGATCCGCTAGATGATATTGATGTGGCCTTGGTAGATACGCTGCAACAGTTCCCGATGGACATTGAGCCGTTTCGGGATATGATTGCCGGACAGCGTATGGACTTGTACCGTAGCCGATACGAGACGTTTGAGGAACTTAACCTCTACTGCTATCGGGTAGCAGGTACGGTTGGCTTAATGTCTACCGCTATACTGGGCGTCGATACATCGAATCACACCGCGCCTTGGAACCGGGATAAGGATGTCCTCATTCCCACTGAAGAAGCGATCGCATTGGGCATCGCCAACCAGCTTACCAACATCCTCCGCGATGTCGGCGAAGACGCCCGCCGGGGTCGTATCTACATACCCTTAGAAGAATTAGCTTTGTTTAATTACACAGAGGACGACCTCTTTAAGGGTGTGGTCGATGAACGATGGCGGGAACTGATGCGCTTCCAAATCCAACGGGCACGCAAGTTCTTTACTCTGGCAGAAAAAGGGATCAGGAGACTCTGTGCCGATTCCCGTTGGCCTGTATGGACAGCTTTGATGCTCTATCAGCAGATTTTAGATGCGATCGAACGCAACCAGTACGATGTCTTCCGGCAAAGAGCTTTCGTTTCTGGCCCCCGCAAACTTCTCTGTTTGCCCATAGCCGGGTTGCGATCGAAAGTACTTTGA
- the pds gene encoding 15-cis-phytoene desaturase: MRVAIAGAGLAGLSCAKYLTDAGHTPIVLERRDVLGGKVAAWKDADGDWYETGLHIFFGAYPNILQLFKELGIEDRLQWKEHTMIFNQPNAPGTYSRFDFPDIPAPFNGIVAILGNNDMLTWPEKIRFGIGLIPAMIKGQKYVEEMDKYSWSEWLKVQNIPPRVEKEVFIAMSKALNFIDPSEISATILLTALNRFLQEKNGSKMAFLDGSPTERLCEPIVDYITARGGEVRLNAPLKEFLLNPDGTVRGFLIRGLDGRPDEVLTADLYVSAMPVDPLKVMLPQEWKQMDFFGKLEGLEGVPVINVHLWFDRKLTDIDHLLFSRSHLLSVYADMSNTCREYANPNRSMLELVLAPAKDWIDRSDEEIVQATIAELEKLFPDHFGTDNPAKLLKYHVVKTPRSVYKATPGRQQHRPSQKTPIANFYLTGDYTMQRYLASMEGATLSGKLTAQAIAEAHPQMVQEATKTQTTSQPAKNAATV; encoded by the coding sequence ATGCGAGTTGCGATCGCTGGAGCAGGTCTGGCAGGACTTTCCTGCGCTAAATATCTCACAGACGCAGGTCACACGCCCATTGTATTAGAACGGCGTGACGTACTGGGCGGTAAGGTTGCCGCATGGAAAGATGCTGACGGCGACTGGTACGAAACTGGGCTGCATATCTTCTTTGGGGCATATCCCAATATATTGCAGCTATTCAAAGAACTGGGCATCGAAGATCGATTGCAGTGGAAAGAACACACAATGATCTTCAATCAACCAAACGCCCCTGGTACATACTCCCGCTTCGACTTCCCCGACATCCCAGCACCGTTCAACGGTATTGTGGCAATTCTGGGCAATAACGATATGCTGACATGGCCTGAAAAAATTCGCTTCGGGATTGGCCTAATTCCGGCGATGATTAAAGGGCAGAAGTATGTCGAGGAAATGGACAAATATTCCTGGTCGGAGTGGCTGAAAGTACAAAACATCCCCCCAAGGGTAGAGAAAGAAGTTTTCATCGCCATGTCTAAGGCGCTGAACTTTATTGACCCGTCAGAAATTTCGGCGACAATTCTGCTGACTGCCCTCAATCGCTTCCTCCAGGAAAAGAACGGTTCCAAGATGGCATTTCTGGATGGTTCGCCGACTGAGCGCTTGTGTGAGCCGATCGTAGATTACATTACGGCACGGGGCGGGGAAGTGCGGTTAAATGCCCCACTGAAGGAGTTTTTGCTTAATCCTGATGGGACAGTGCGCGGTTTCCTAATTCGGGGGTTGGACGGTAGACCCGATGAAGTTCTCACAGCCGATCTGTACGTCTCTGCCATGCCGGTTGACCCCCTAAAGGTGATGCTACCCCAAGAGTGGAAGCAGATGGACTTCTTCGGCAAGCTGGAAGGCTTAGAAGGGGTGCCGGTGATTAACGTGCATCTGTGGTTCGATCGCAAACTCACCGACATCGACCACCTGCTGTTTTCCCGTTCTCACCTGCTCAGCGTCTATGCTGACATGAGCAATACCTGTCGCGAGTACGCCAATCCCAATCGCTCCATGCTGGAATTAGTTTTAGCCCCGGCAAAAGATTGGATCGATCGATCGGATGAAGAAATCGTGCAAGCGACGATCGCAGAGTTAGAAAAACTCTTCCCCGACCACTTTGGGACTGATAACCCAGCTAAATTGCTCAAATATCACGTTGTAAAGACGCCACGCTCAGTCTACAAGGCAACTCCAGGACGCCAGCAACACCGTCCCTCCCAAAAAACACCGATAGCAAATTTTTATCTAACTGGCGATTACACCATGCAACGCTATTTAGCGAGTATGGAAGGAGCAACACTTTCTGGTAAGCTGACAGCGCAGGCGATCGCCGAAGCTCATCCCCAAATGGTGCAAGAGGCAACCAAAACTCAGACAACCTCCCAGCCTGCGAAAAATGCTGCAACTGTCTAA
- a CDS encoding DUF29 family protein has protein sequence MEELLALKELLHAGNIAEALLLVEELEEMSKSDKLNKIFSYGIILLLHLIKQSAENRTTRSWNLSIRNSVKQIKRTNSREKAKGTYMSEEELAATLEDAYDLALEKAAIEAFEGKYEPEELSQLVNQEEIIKNAMNLIWEREGDIARD, from the coding sequence ATGGAAGAACTACTTGCCCTCAAAGAACTACTCCACGCAGGTAATATTGCAGAAGCTTTGTTATTGGTAGAAGAACTAGAAGAAATGAGCAAATCCGACAAACTGAACAAAATATTTAGTTATGGCATCATTTTGCTTCTGCATCTGATTAAGCAATCTGCTGAAAATCGCACAACTAGGTCTTGGAATCTTTCTATTCGCAATTCTGTCAAGCAAATTAAACGCACTAATTCTCGCGAAAAAGCAAAAGGAACTTATATGAGTGAAGAAGAATTAGCAGCAACTTTAGAAGATGCTTATGATTTAGCATTAGAAAAAGCGGCGATAGAAGCCTTTGAAGGTAAATATGAACCTGAAGAACTAAGTCAATTAGTTAATCAAGAGGAAATTATTAAAAACGCTATGAATTTAATTTGGGAACGAGAAGGAGATATAGCTAGGGACTAG